The following coding sequences are from one Triticum dicoccoides isolate Atlit2015 ecotype Zavitan chromosome 4A, WEW_v2.0, whole genome shotgun sequence window:
- the LOC119283781 gene encoding putative hydrolase YtaP: MPARRRTPRRLPDTRATPPARPASRSYRPLSDTRERRHARSPRPLHHRATSLSSAPAPVLPAANPGHYTGTITTLSGLTLQLNSGFILLVWFSPYDCLLLYDLVWDLIKLGDYLSARDDVDPSRIGIIGESLGGMHAWFASFVDTRYSVVVPIIGVQGFQWAIDNDMWQARVDSIKHLFEEARIDSGKSEIDAEVVKKVWDKIAPATASQFDAPYSVPLIAPRPLLLLNGADDPRCPVLGLQELASKAVEAYAEAGSADKFKDPKTSSTGF; the protein is encoded by the exons ATGCCCGCTCGTCGCCGCACGCCCCGTCGGCTCCCTGACACCCGCGCGACCCCGCCCGCTCGCCCGGCCTCCCGGTCCTACCGCCCGCTGTCCGATACTCGCGAACGCCGCCACGCCCGCTCGCCTCGTCCACTGCATCACAGGGCGACATCCCTCAGCAGCGCCCCGGCCCCCGTGCTGCCCGCCGCGAACCCCGGACA CTATACTGGTACCATAACTACACTATCTGGGTTGACACTTCAGTTgaattctggatttattcttttggtCTGGTTCTCTCCTTATGATTGTCTTCTACTGTATGACCTG GTGTGGGACTTGATAAAGCTTGGAGATTATCTTAGTGCAAGGGATGATGTCGATCCCTCTAGGATAGGGATTATTGGTGAATCACTCGGAG GCATGCATGCATGGTTTGCTTCTTTTGTGGATACACGATACAGTGTTGTTGTTCCAATAATTGGTGTTCAG GGATTTCAATGGGCAATAGATAATGACATGTGGCAAGCTAGAGTTGATAGCATTAAGCATTTATTTGAAG AAGCAAGAATTGATTCAGGGAAGAGTGAAATAGATGCAGAGGTTGTGAAAAAG GTTTGGGACAAGATAGCACCTGCTACGGCTTCACAGTTTGATGCTCCCTACTCAGTTCCTCTGATTGCaccacgtccactcctcctcctaaatg GTGCGGACGACCCTCGTTGCCCAGTCCTTGGTCTACAAGAACTTGCCTCCAAAGCTGTCGAGGCTTATGCAGAAGCTGGTTCTGCGGATAAGTTCAAG GATCCAAAAACTAGCTCGACTGGATTCTAG